A region of the Candidatus Borreliella tachyglossi genome:
ATAAAAAAAACAACTAAAATAACTAAGGGCTTTTATGTCGAGTTTAGGTTTAAGAAAGGAAGTGTTTTTTGTTACCTAAGAAGTCTATCTACATTGTTGAAAGCAAAAAATAAGGGTAAAACGTTTTATAATTCTTTGTTAAACAGGACTCTGAAATTAGAAAGGGAAGTTCACCAATTCTATAGCAAAGAATATGTTGAAGACAAAGGAATTATAAAATGGATAGAAAAAAACCAAAAATAATAACCGTAGCATCAATTAAAGGTGGGGTTGGCAAAAGTACAACAGCGTTGGTTTTTAGTGACATTCTTTCAAGTAAAAATTACAAAACATTATTAATTGATCTAGATCCACAAGCAAGTAGTACAAGTTTTTACATCAATCTTATAAAAAACAAGGATATAGACATAAAACAAATAAACATATACAGAGTTCTAAAAAAAGAATTAGATATTGAAAATTCAATTATAAATGTCAGTGAAAATATTGATTTTATATCAAGTCATTTAACATTAAGTCAATTTAACGAAGAAAGTATTTCTTTAAAAGAAAGTCTACTCAAAATATTCTTAAGTTATATAAAATCCAAGTATGATTTTATTATTATGGATACAGCACCTACTTTAGGTAGTTTGCTTAATAATAGTTTGATAATTACAGACTATCTTATTATACCTTTACCAACCGATCAGTGGGCAATTGAGAGTTTAGATTTAATAGCTAACAGATTAAAAGATATATTTAGGAGTAAGTTACCAACATTTTATTTGATAACCAATTTAATTGAAAGGCAGAGTATAGATAAAGAATTAAGAGAATTCATTAAGAATGAATATAAAGGAAAATTTTTAGGAAGTGTTCCTAAGAGAGATAATCTACGAAAGTCTATTTTTCATAGAGACAAATTTAATCCAAATGAAGATTATTATAGGGCGTATCAAGAAATACTGGAAAAATTTTTAAGCAAAATTAAGGATCCGTTCCATTCGGAACTCTTAGATCCGAATGGAACGGATCTAAATGGGGGTATACAATGAGTAAGGGTAAAAAAATAGAGATAGTTAGAAGAGTTGATTTAGACGCTTGCGAAGTAAGGACACTAAACCAAACTAGAGAAGAAAGATATTTGAAATTAAAAGAAAAGCTTAAAATTTTAATCAAAGAGGAATCTTATAATAAAATAGAAACAGCTAGAATATTGAAGGAGATTAATGAAAGTAAATACTATGCTCTTGATGGGTATAAAAGTTTCACGGGTTTCATAAAAAGTTATAAAATAGCAAAAACTTCTGTGTATAGATATATTAAACTCGTAACAGGAATTGATAGCGGTAAGATTGATTATGATATGATCTTACATAGGGGAGTAGATTATGCAATTAGGGTATTGGAAAATAGTAATATTATTGATAAAAGCAATGTAAATTCTTTAAAGCCTCTAAGATTTCAACTTGACGATGAAGAGAGTTTTCTTTTTTATAAATCTAATATAAAATTTGCTAGTTTTTTACTTAAGGAAATATACAAGAACGAAAGAGAGGTTTTTCATAAAATGCAAGACAGATATAATAAACTACGAGGGAGAAATTAGCTGTATTTTAGTTAAGTGTCAAAGCTAGTTTAATAAAAAACACTTGCTCTGGAACTTTGTAATTCATTTTTATAAAATATAATAAAAACTTAGAAAAAGACTTTACAAAAAAATAAAATAGTTTATAATATAATGTGTAGACTGAGATTTAAAGTCTCACTCTCATTGTTTGATTAGAATAATAGGTAGGCTACTATAGGTAGCCTTTGTCATTTTTATTTCAATTGAATTACTTATATAAATTCTATTTTTGAGAATTGCTGTAGAAAAAGAATCATATTCTAATTTTGGTTTTATATTTAAGTATTGGGATTCAGTATGAAGTTTCTTATATGATCATTTACTTTCTATGTTATTTGAATTGTTAAAAATCCATTTTATACCAATATTCTTTAGTACTAATTTGCACGTTTTATATTAAGTTTTTATTTTGATTGATACACTTTGATATTGAGTATCAAAGTGTATCAATCTTGATGACTAGATTAAATAGATGTCTTAGCATTTTAAGAGCCTTATTTTGTGTGAATGTTTAATTTTTTCTTTATTATGGTTTCTTTTATTACTACGTTAACGTGTTTGATTTAATTTGAATATTTGTACTTAAGAAAAAGCCTTATATAAGTAAGTGTTCTATAACTTAATGGACTTTTCTACTAGTTAATAAGACCTGGAATAAAAGATTTAAATCTTTTTATTGTATTTATGAGTATGTTGTTTTTCAGTTGCGTCAACCATTGATAGAAAATCTATAATTTTAGCTTTATTGATTTGCAACTCTTCCAAACCAATTTTCATTTTAATATGTTCTTTATTATAGATATGTTCTTCTTCTCTTAGCATTTTTTCTAGTGTAAGCCTGCTTACGCTAAAAGAAGAATAGTTAATCCAGTTCCCAAATAAAGCGTTATGATCGTATTCGTAACTTGTTTTGCCCTCTATTTTACTTCCATCCGATAATATTAGTGGAGTTTGTTGTACTATGCTGTGATTTCTGAATTTAGTGTATAAGAATATTCTGGTTATGTTGTTTTTATAGTCAACAACACCCTTTAGTTCAGAATTTTTGTTTAAATATTGATATACTCTTAGCCTGCTGTTAAATTCATCTTGTTCGACTTTTAAGGAAGAACACGCTGACAATAAAAGAACTAAAAATATTTTTGTTAATATTGAATTTTTTAAAGAAAATAACACACTTTCTCCTTTTAATTTTTAATAATGTGTTTAAGATATGGTATATCGTTTATTAGTTTTTGTAAATGATCTTTCATCATATCTTTAAACATTATACTTAAATAAGTTTAAAAAACAATATAATAATTGTTACTATAGACTTTAATAAGTAGTTGCAATTGTCTTTAATTTAACTTTGTGATAATAATGTTAGTTCAGTTTTAGAAGTATTAAATTTTGTATCTACATTAAATGAGTTTTTATATTAACAGTGGAATATATCTCAGTTTAGATAAATGTCATAAGGTATGACATTATCATTTTTTTTGCCTTTAGATCAATTTAGCAGCTAACTTGAATCATTCTGTAATTAATGATATGTAGATTTAAGAATATGTTAAATTATGCTGTATAATGATTTTAAATAAAATTGCTGGCGTAAGATTATTTAAAGTTTTGTTTTATGTCTTGGAAAGTGGTATATCGTCAGTTAATTGAGGTTCTTTATTTAAGATATATTAATCTGGAGTAAGGGGTGTCATTACAAAATAATTTGCCAATCAAAGATGAAATTGTTTTAGGGCAAATTCTGGAGGTAGGTAATAGAGTATATTTTAACATTTTTGAATATTGTTATGAGGAGAAATGCATCAATTTTATCTTTTGAAGATTATGTTAATATTTTTCTAATAGTTTGTTATAAATAATTATTTACATAATTTACAGGATAAAAATTAATATCCAGGTTTTTCTGATTCTATTCATTAATAAATTTTGTTTTTAACCATTGCATTTTAAATTTATATTTTTGGTTATTTTAAAGAAATGTGAGTTGTTAAAACAGATTTCAGGTCGAAAGTATATTCAAACTTTATAACAATTAATTATGTTGATAGAACTAATTTTTAAATTTTTCCAATATATATAACTATAAGGAAATTAAAGGAGGTTAGAATTTATGAGATCAAGAGCTATTGTGGTTTTGATTGCGATATTTATAGCTACGCTTTCTTGTAGTGAGGATAATAAAGAGCCAGTAGTATTTAAAGTGGCCTTGGGGGCAGAACCTGTGTCTTTAGATGCTCATTTGTGTGATGATTATGTTGGAGTTCAAATAGTTAGTGAGTTATTTGAAGGGATTCTGAAAGGAGAGCCTAGAACTGGAGGGTATAGATCTGGTCTTGCTAAAAGTTGGGATGTCTCTTTAGATGAAACGGTCTATACTTTTCACTTAAGAGAGGGTCTCGTTTGGAGTGATGGGGTTCCAATTACCGCAGAAGGGATAAGGAAGTCTTATATTAGAGTTTTGGATAAAGATTTGGGAGCATCTAATGTAGATATGATTAAATCATCAATAAAGAATGCAGAAGAATACTTTAATGGATTAGTAGGGGAGGTGGATCTAGGAATTAAAGCAATTGATAATATGACTTTAGAAATAACACTGGTGCATCCAAAACCTTACTTTCTTGATATGTTAGTACATCAAGTGTTTGTTCCAGTGCCAGTGCATGCTGTTGAGAGATATGGTAACAAATGGACAGAGCCTGAGAATATAGTTGTCAGTGGACCTTTTAAACTGAAAGATAAAATTTTCAATGAAGCAGTCGTGCTTGAAAAAAATCCTATGTATTATAATTCAGAAAAGATTGTTCTTGATAAACTTGTTTTTGTTACAGTAAGGGATGCTATGGATATATACGATATGTATCAAAATGATGAGATAGATGCAATTCTTAATTCTGTTGCAATTCCATCTCAACTAATTAGAGATATTAAACTCAGGGATGATTATTATTCAAGTGATATTCATTCAGTTTATTTTTATTCTCTAAATACTAAAGTTAAACCCTTGGATGATGTTAGGGTTAGACAGGCTTTATCTCTAGCTATTAACAGACGGACTTTAGTTTATAATGTGCTTGAAAATGGCGCTAAACCTACTAGAAGAATAGCCTCTAATTATAAAAATTATACTTACGGTAGAAAGCTGTTTTTGTATAGCCCTAAGAAGGCAAAGAAGCTTTTGGCTGAGGCTGGATATCCTAATGGAAGAAGATTTCCTAACATTAAGATAAAATATAATAAGAGC
Encoded here:
- a CDS encoding oligopeptide permease-like protein, translated to MLFSLKNSILTKIFLVLLLSACSSLKVEQDEFNSRLRVYQYLNKNSELKGVVDYKNNITRIFLYTKFRNHSIVQQTPLILSDGSKIEGKTSYEYDHNALFGNWINYSSFSVSRLTLEKMLREEEHIYNKEHIKMKIGLEELQINKAKIIDFLSMVDATEKQHTHKYNKKI
- a CDS encoding ParA family protein, with product MDRKKPKIITVASIKGGVGKSTTALVFSDILSSKNYKTLLIDLDPQASSTSFYINLIKNKDIDIKQINIYRVLKKELDIENSIINVSENIDFISSHLTLSQFNEESISLKESLLKIFLSYIKSKYDFIIMDTAPTLGSLLNNSLIITDYLIIPLPTDQWAIESLDLIANRLKDIFRSKLPTFYLITNLIERQSIDKELREFIKNEYKGKFLGSVPKRDNLRKSIFHRDKFNPNEDYYRAYQEILEKFLSKIKDPFHSELLDPNGTDLNGGIQ
- a CDS encoding peptide ABC transporter substrate-binding protein; the encoded protein is MRSRAIVVLIAIFIATLSCSEDNKEPVVFKVALGAEPVSLDAHLCDDYVGVQIVSELFEGILKGEPRTGGYRSGLAKSWDVSLDETVYTFHLREGLVWSDGVPITAEGIRKSYIRVLDKDLGASNVDMIKSSIKNAEEYFNGLVGEVDLGIKAIDNMTLEITLVHPKPYFLDMLVHQVFVPVPVHAVERYGNKWTEPENIVVSGPFKLKDKIFNEAVVLEKNPMYYNSEKIVLDKLVFVTVRDAMDIYDMYQNDEIDAILNSVAIPSQLIRDIKLRDDYYSSDIHSVYFYSLNTKVKPLDDVRVRQALSLAINRRTLVYNVLENGAKPTRRIASNYKNYTYGRKLFLYSPKKAKKLLAEAGYPNGRRFPNIKIKYNKSEIHQTVAEFVQNSWKKALNIDIDLEIEEGINYIKDLKNGNYNISKNVSLVGYADPRYFLNMFTTNNSQLSSYGYSNSKYDELVKQSDLEKDIVKRQAILRRAEAIIVEDDFPVIPIYTYVGNYLFKNSKWAGWFPNGSERFSLAEIIPVE
- a CDS encoding chromosome replication/partitioning protein, translating into MSKGKKIEIVRRVDLDACEVRTLNQTREERYLKLKEKLKILIKEESYNKIETARILKEINESKYYALDGYKSFTGFIKSYKIAKTSVYRYIKLVTGIDSGKIDYDMILHRGVDYAIRVLENSNIIDKSNVNSLKPLRFQLDDEESFLFYKSNIKFASFLLKEIYKNEREVFHKMQDRYNKLRGRN